The following proteins are encoded in a genomic region of Arachis ipaensis cultivar K30076 chromosome B02, Araip1.1, whole genome shotgun sequence:
- the LOC107622723 gene encoding putative disease resistance protein At3g14460 produces the protein MSNSKIVPALLISYYHLSAHLKRCFVYCSLYPKDYQFDKDELILLWMAEDLLRPPKRGETLEEVGCECFDNLASRLFFKQVKNDDEKYFLMHDLMHDLAIFLAGKFYCRLSEGLGEKEEMSILTRHLSHDHSISKTIRSSNKIESLRTSLHINNGRRLQKECATLQWDILSKNKYLRVLSFDILNIFPNSIAKLIQLRYLDLSRSKIEVLPQSLCNLCNLQSLKLRECWSLTMLPSSIGELIHLRYLELSGSAVKTLPESLCKLCNLQTLKLEDCSKLTMLPNGMCNLVSLRHLDIRKTPLKEMPKGMSKMKQLHILSYYMVGKDEVNGIQELGGLVNLHGSFEIQKLENVGDVNEARSARIIDKKHIDDLLLEWSSGDDVVSDTETERDILHNLQPHSGLKKFTIKGYKSKLFPDWIGHSFYQNMTNVSLKSCKNCCMLPSLGQLPSLKSLSIQGFDQLKCVGDEFYQNEDDHSLHIAPFPSLERLEFNYMSCWEEWHLPESKAFPQLKWLRITNCPKLKGDMVNPILMSIISSSSDASKVRKVQIREDYPGLDIGTSLHGDTVSIRGCQSSVECAIKAMISINHLTSLQEIEFLGCWSVVSLQGNCLPKSLQKLTIECYSELELLQQQEKYDLVELQIKYSCDSLSSFLLDAFPKLKILAFRECKNLKSVSMSEPSHAALQSLYIFYCTKLVSFPEEGLAAPNMTHLCVRDCHKLEALPRGMNSLLPCLQSLDIRGCPNITSLPEGGLPSNLKELSVGACEQQLSNLSWMGNLDTLTHLTVDDTWCESKIKSYPEAGSLPRLPSLTTLKISSLCKLETLDCKQLLCLTSLQQLHIRYCPELENMAGEKLPSSLLLLKIERCTLLGKHCKNKHQQIWPKISHIPEIKVID, from the coding sequence ATGTCAAATAGCAAAATTGTTCCTGCATTGTTAATAAGTTACTATCATCTTTCTGCGCATTTAAAACGCTGCTTTGTTTATTGTTCATTGTATCCCAAAGATTATCAATTTGATAAGGATGAATTAATCTTGCTATGGATGGCTGAAGATCTTTTGCGACCTCCAAAGAGGGGAGAGACTTTAGAAGAAGTTGGTTGCGAGTGTTTTGACAACTTAGCTTCAAGATTATTTTTCAAGCAGGTCAAGAATGATGATGAGAAGTATTttttgatgcatgatctcatgcatGACTTGGCAATTTTTCTAGCTGGAAAATTTTATTGTAGATTGTCAGAAGGACTTGGTGAAAAGGAAGAGATGAGTATTCTAACTCGTCATTTGTCACACGATCATTCAATCTCTAAAACAATTCGTTCCTCTAATAAAATAGAATCTTTGAGGACATCATTGCATATCAATAATGGACGTCGGCTCCAGAAGGAATGCGCAACGTTACAGTGGGACATATTGTCAAAGAATAAATACTTGAGAGTTTTATCCTTTGATATACTCAATATATTTCCTAATTCAATAGCAAAATTGATCCAACTGCGCTACTTGGATCTCTCTAGGAGTAAAATTGAGGTATTGCCACAGTCATTATGCAACTTGTGCAATCTACAAAGTCTAAAGTTACGGGAGTGTTGGTCCCTAACTATGCTGCCTAGTAGCATAGGTGAACTGATCCACCTACGCTATTTGGAACTCTCTGGAAGTGCTGTTAAGACACTGCCTGAATCATTGTGCAAGTTGTGTAATTTACAAACACTAAAGCTAGAAGATTGTTCAAAGCTGACTATGCTGCCCAATGGCATGTGTAATCTTGTGAGTTTGCGGCATCTTGATATAAGGAAAACTCCTCTTAAAGAAATGCCAAAAGGAATGAGCAAAATGAAACAATTGCACATTTTAAGCTACTATATGGTAGGCAAGGATGAAGTCAATGGAATTCAAGAGTTAGGAGGACTTGTAAATCTTCATGGATCATTTGAGATTCAGAAATTGGAGAATGTTGGTGATGTCAATGAGGCAAGGAGTGCAAGGATAATAGATAAGAAGCACATTGACGACTTATTGTTGGAATGGTCTTCAGGTGATGATGTGGTTTCAGACACAGAAACTGAAAGAGATATACTCCACAACTTGCAACCGCACAGTGGCTTGAAAAAGTTTACAATCAAGGGATACAAAAGTAAATTATTTCCTGATTGGATTGGGCATTCCTTCTACCAAAACATGACAAATGTGTCTCTGAAGTCTTGCAAGAATTGCTGCATGCTGCCTTCACTTGGACAGCTGCCATCTCTTAAGTCCCTAAGCATTCAAGGTTTTGATCAACTCAAGTGTGTTGGTGATGAGTTTTACCAGAATGAAGACGATCATTCTTTGCATATTGCTCCTTTTCCCTCACTAGAGAGATTGGAATTTAATTATATGTCATGTTGGGAGGAGTGGCACTTACCTGAATCAAAAGCTTTTCCTCAGCTTAAGTGGCTTCGAATAACAAATTGTCCAAAGTTAAAGGGAGATATGGTTAATCCCATATTAATGAGTATCATTTCTTCCTCATCGGATGCTTCGAAAGTGCGCAAAGTGCAAATACGAGAAGATTACCCAGGATTAGATATAGGTACATCACTTCATGGGGATACTGTATCAATTAGGGGATGTCAATCATCTGTGGAGTGTGCAATTAAAGCAATGATCAGCATCAACCATCTAACTTCCCTCCAAGAAATAGAATTCTTAGGGTGTTGGTCTGTTGTATCCTTGCAGGGAAATTGTTTACCCAAATCTTTGCAAAAACTCACAATCGAGTGTTACAGTGAACTGGAATTACTCCAGCAGCAAGAGAAGTATGATTTGGTAGAGCTACAAATAAAATACAGCTGTGATTCACTATCCTCTTTCTTGTTGGATGCCTTTCCCAAACTCAAGATTCTTGCGTTTCGAGAGTGTAAGAATCTGAAATCAGTTTCAATGTCAGAGCCATCACATGCTGCTCTTCAAAGTCTCTACATCTTTTATTGCACCAAATTAGTGTCATTTCCAGAAGAAGGACTGGCTGCACCCAACATGACTCATCTCTGTGTCAGAGATTGCCACAAGTTGGAAGCATTGCCTCGTGGCATGAATAGTCTTCTTCCATGTTTACAGTCTCTCGACATTCGAGGTTGTCCAAACATTACTAGTTTGCCAGAGGGTGGTTTGCCATCTAACTTGAAAGAGCTTAGTGTGGGAGCTTGCGAGCAACAGTTGAGTAATCTATCATGGATGGGCAACTTGGACACCCTCACTCATCTCACTGTTGATGATACTTGGTGTGAGAGCAAAATAAAGTCCTATCCAGAGGCGGGTTCGCTGCCTCGCCTTCCCTCCCTTACCACTCTAAAGATCAGTTCACTTTGTAAACTGGAGACATTGGATTGCAAACAGCTTCTCTGCCTAACCTCCCTCCAACAATTACACATTAGGTATTGTCCAGAGCTGGAGAATATGGCGGGAGAAAAGCTTCCTTCCTCCCTCTTACTACTCAAAATCGAGAGATGCACATTGCTGGGAAAACACTGCAAGAACAAGCATCAacaaatttggcccaaaatttccCACATCCCTGAGATTAAAGTCATTGATTAa
- the LOC107626586 gene encoding putative disease resistance RPP13-like protein 1 yields the protein MAEALVVGALVSGFANVVLDRLISPEFVNLVVGKKLDRKLVDRLRTALLAAEALVADAEQKQFGNDRVRKWLDGLRDALYTADDLLDRVFIKAEIRSKVRTHLPSFLNLSDRKMVTKIEEVVKTIEDLQKLKDTLGLREIPTGSSSWRPPSTSLVKGNVYGRDADQQALIKMLNDNNHHNLSVSSIVGMGGVGKTTLAQWLYNNKDLMDGFDLKAWICVSENFDVVETTKNVIKGISSGVCSLESFDLLQQHLKEKLSEKKFFIVLDDVWSEDVDKWSSFVTPFQHGRKGSTILLTTRKENVGRIVQHYNSYTLKELSDDYCWSIFADNASFPESNGSSELEEIGRKIVKKCDGLPLAAETLGRLLRSKHDVKEWNKILLSDIWEFPMTDSKVVPALLISYYHLPAHLKRCFVYCSLYPKDHQYDKDELILLWMAEDLLRPPKRRETLEEVGCECFDDLASRLFFKQVEGNDEKYFVMHDLMHDLATFLAGEFYCRLSEELDEKEEMRILTRHLSYNHSISQNTSYKIESLRTLLYINHSPFSIRKEGTALPYGILSKKNT from the exons ATGGCTGAAGCACTTGTTGTTGGAGCTTTAGTTTCTGGCTTCGCCAATGTTGTTCTTGACAGGCTCATTTCACCTGAGTTTGTCAACTTGGTGGTGGGCAAGAAGCTGGACCGGAAGTTGGTTGACAGGCTGAGGACTGCTCTCTTGGCTGCTGAAGCTCTGGTTGCTGACGCCGAGCAGAAGCAGTTTGGAAACGATCGTGTGAGGAAATGGCTTGATGGTCTCAGAGATGCTCTCTACACTGCTGATGACTTGCTGGACCGTGTCTTCATCAAAGCTGAAATTCGCAGCAAGGTACGCACTCATCTTCCTAGCTTCCTTAATTTGTCTGATAGGAAGATGGTGACTAAGATAGAAGAGGTGGTTAAAACAATAGAAGATCTTCAGAAACTCAAAGATACTCTTGGTCTGAGAGAGATTCCAACTGGAAGCTCTTCATGGAGACCTCCATCCACTTCTCTTGTAAAGGGGAATGTGTACGGCAGGGATGCTGATCAACAGGCACTAATCAAGATGCTCAATGACAACAATCATCATAACTTGTCCGTCAGCTCTATTGTTGGTATGGGTGGGGTTGGTAAAACAACTTTAGCACAATGGCTCTACAACAATAAGGATTTGATGGACGGGTTTGATCTGAAAGCATGGATTTGTGTTTCTGAAAATTTTGATGTTGTTGAGACTACTAAGAACGTTATAAAGGGGATCTCTTCTGGTGTTTGTAGTCTTGAAAGCTTTGATTTACTTCAACAACATTTGAAGGAAAAGCTGTCAGAAAAGAAGTTCTTCATTGTTTTGGACGATGTTTGGAGTGAAGATGTTGACAAGTGGAGTAGTTTTGTCACCCCTTTTCAACATGGGAGAAAAGGAAGCACTATTCTTCTAACTACCCGCAAGGAAAATGTTGGTCGAATAGTCCAACACTATAACTCTTACACTCTCAAGGAACTGTCAGACGATTATTGTTGGTCTATTTTTGCAGACAATGCATCCTTTCCTGAATCAAATGGGAGCTCGGAACTGGAAGAAATAG GTAGAAAGATTGTCAAGAAGTGTGATGGCTTGCCGTTAGCTGCAGAAACACTTGGACGCTTGTTGCGCTCAAAGCATGATGTTAAGGAGTGGAATAAAATTTTACTGAGTGACATTTGGGAATTTCCCATGACGGACAGTAAGGTTGTTCCTGCATTGTTAATAAGTTATTATCATCTACCTGCACACTTAAAACGCTGCTTTGTCTATTGTTCATTGTATCCCAAAGATCATCAATATGATAAAGATGAATTAATTTTGTTATGGATGGCCGAAGATCTTTTACGACCACCAAAGAGGAGAGAAACTTTAGAAGAAGTTGGTTGCGAGTGTTTTGATGACTTGGCTTCAAGACTTTTTTTCAAGCAGGTCGAGGGTAATGATGAGAAGTATTttgtgatgcatgatctcatgcatGACTTGGCAACTTTTCTTGCTGGAGAGTTTTATTGTAGATTATCCGAAGAACTCGATGAAAAGGAAGAGATGAGGATTCTAACTCGTCATCTGTCATACAATCATTCAATCTCTCaaaatacttcttataaaatagAATCTCTGAGGACATTGTTGTATATCAATCATAGTCCTTTTTCAATCCGGAAAGAAGGCACAGCGTTACCATATGGCATATTGTCAAAGAAAAATACCTAA